One region of Exiguobacterium acetylicum genomic DNA includes:
- a CDS encoding YajQ family cyclic di-GMP-binding protein, translating into MAAKDNSFDIVSQINIEEVKNAVQIALKEITNRFDFKGSKSDMKLEKEDLILISDDDFKLDQVKDVLTAKLIKREVPTKNLQYEKVEQAAGNTVRQRVILKSGIDRDDAKKINNAVKESKLKVKTQIQDDQIRVTGKSRDDLQQVMQIVRELPLSVDVQFINFR; encoded by the coding sequence ATGGCAGCAAAAGATAATTCATTTGATATCGTGTCACAAATCAACATCGAGGAAGTCAAGAATGCAGTTCAGATCGCACTAAAAGAAATCACGAACCGCTTCGACTTCAAAGGTTCAAAGAGCGACATGAAGCTCGAAAAAGAGGATTTGATTCTAATCTCAGATGACGATTTCAAACTCGATCAAGTCAAAGATGTCTTAACAGCAAAATTGATCAAGCGCGAAGTCCCGACAAAAAACCTGCAGTACGAAAAAGTCGAACAGGCTGCTGGCAATACGGTTCGCCAACGCGTCATCCTGAAAAGTGGAATCGACCGCGACGATGCGAAAAAGATCAACAATGCCGTCAAGGAATCGAAATTAAAAGTGAAGACACAGATCCAAGATGATCAAATCCGCGTTACAGGTAAATCACGTGACGACTTGCAACAAGTCATGCAAATCGTTCGTGAGCTTCCGTTATCGGTCGACGTTCAATTCATTAACTTCCGTTAA
- a CDS encoding 3-hydroxybutyrate dehydrogenase, with protein MMKQLEGKVALITGAASGIGLEIAEEFAQEGAKVVIVDLQEEAAKRSAETLREKGFDAFAVAGDVTNEEAIKSSIEQTVAHYGTIDIVINNAGMQHVSPIEEFSTEKFDLLQSIMLRAPFLYTKYVFPIMKKQGSGRILNMSSINGLIGFAGKAAYNSAKHGVIGLTKVAALEGATSGITVNAICPGYVDTPLVQNQLSSLAETRNVPLERVLEEVIYPLVPQQRLLQVKEIADYAIFLASDKAAGVTGQAVVLDGGYTAQ; from the coding sequence ATGATGAAACAACTCGAAGGAAAAGTTGCATTAATTACAGGAGCAGCAAGCGGAATCGGTCTTGAGATCGCTGAAGAATTCGCCCAAGAAGGTGCGAAGGTCGTTATCGTCGATCTTCAGGAAGAAGCTGCAAAACGCTCTGCTGAAACACTTCGTGAAAAAGGCTTCGATGCGTTTGCCGTCGCAGGTGATGTGACGAATGAAGAGGCAATCAAATCAAGTATCGAACAGACTGTCGCACACTACGGAACGATTGATATCGTCATCAACAATGCGGGTATGCAACACGTCTCACCAATCGAAGAGTTCTCGACTGAGAAATTCGACTTGCTTCAAAGCATCATGCTTCGTGCACCATTCCTTTATACAAAATATGTCTTCCCGATCATGAAAAAACAAGGCTCTGGACGAATCTTGAACATGTCATCGATCAACGGATTGATTGGTTTTGCAGGGAAAGCTGCTTATAATAGTGCGAAACACGGCGTCATCGGTTTAACGAAAGTCGCAGCATTAGAAGGAGCAACTTCAGGTATCACGGTCAACGCGATTTGCCCAGGATATGTCGATACACCACTCGTCCAAAACCAATTGTCTTCGCTCGCTGAAACACGGAATGTACCACTCGAACGTGTATTAGAAGAAGTCATCTACCCACTTGTCCCGCAACAACGGTTACTCCAAGTCAAAGAAATCGCGGATTACGCTATTTTCCTTGCAAGTGACAAAGCAGCAGGTGTCACGGGTCAAGCTGTCGTTCTCGATGGTGGTTACACAGCGCAATAA
- a CDS encoding LysR family transcriptional regulator, producing the protein MDFRQLEYFTEVARFKSFTRAAEHLHVTQPTLSKMVRHLEEELEMELFDRSKRQIVLTDAGETLLIEGEKILRQLSDLPSHLYDVMHLTKGTIRLGVPPLIGSLFFPGLLRHFEEMYPMIQIELIEAGGHALEKAVVAGEVDLIATVLPSDEHLTTHPFIEEELHLFLPNDHPLADRSMIALEEVSDMPFVLFNETFSLHDVVLNACQDAGFTPNVSRVSSQWDFLCLLVAEGNAVTVLPRSIADRFSIRGVKTIPLETRVPWHLGIAVPTGRYQSYVTRKWIQFVSEMYSK; encoded by the coding sequence ATGGATTTCCGCCAACTGGAATACTTTACGGAAGTGGCACGCTTCAAAAGCTTCACTCGTGCTGCTGAACATCTCCACGTCACGCAACCGACACTCAGTAAAATGGTCCGTCACTTAGAAGAAGAACTTGAGATGGAATTATTCGATCGGAGTAAACGACAAATCGTCCTGACGGATGCCGGTGAGACCTTATTGATTGAAGGTGAAAAGATTCTGCGGCAGTTATCTGACCTGCCTTCCCACCTTTATGATGTCATGCATTTGACGAAGGGAACGATTCGGCTCGGTGTGCCCCCACTGATCGGTTCGCTGTTTTTCCCGGGTCTCTTGCGTCACTTCGAAGAGATGTATCCGATGATTCAAATCGAATTAATCGAAGCCGGTGGACATGCGTTAGAAAAAGCGGTCGTCGCCGGTGAAGTCGATTTGATCGCAACGGTGCTGCCTTCGGATGAGCATTTAACGACGCACCCCTTCATTGAAGAAGAATTGCATTTGTTCTTACCAAATGATCATCCACTCGCTGATCGGTCGATGATTGCATTAGAAGAAGTTTCCGACATGCCGTTCGTCTTGTTCAACGAAACATTCTCACTACACGATGTCGTCTTGAATGCTTGCCAAGATGCCGGGTTTACGCCTAACGTGTCGCGAGTGAGCTCGCAATGGGACTTCTTATGTTTACTGGTTGCAGAAGGAAATGCCGTGACCGTCCTGCCGCGTTCGATCGCGGATCGCTTTTCGATTCGTGGCGTCAAAACGATTCCGCTTGAAACACGTGTTCCGTGGCACTTAGGAATCGCCGTCCCGACCGGTCGCTATCAATCGTACGTGACGCGGAAATGGATCCAATTCGTCAGCGAGATGTATTCCAAATAA
- a CDS encoding carboxymuconolactone decarboxylase family protein: protein MATHFESRHETGVKKLSEFTDANAAQSTHDKISESLKDIAPAVGEWITDFAYGEVYSRDGLVNRDRAIVTIASLVTQGTEPQLALHINTGLTAGLTGNEIVEAIMHLVPYTGFPRVLNALEVAKVVFAERGVTVETE from the coding sequence ATGGCAACTCATTTTGAATCACGTCACGAAACCGGCGTAAAAAAACTCAGCGAATTCACAGACGCAAACGCCGCACAATCTACGCATGACAAAATCTCTGAATCCCTGAAAGATATCGCTCCAGCAGTCGGTGAGTGGATCACGGATTTCGCATACGGTGAAGTTTACAGCCGCGATGGTCTCGTCAATCGTGACCGCGCAATCGTTACGATTGCTTCTCTCGTCACACAAGGTACAGAACCACAGCTCGCTCTCCACATCAATACTGGATTGACAGCTGGTTTAACAGGAAACGAAATCGTCGAAGCTATCATGCATCTTGTTCCTTACACTGGATTCCCACGTGTCTTGAACGCACTCGAAGTCGCAAAAGTCGTCTTCGCAGAACGTGGCGTCACAGTCGAAACAGAATAA
- a CDS encoding metallophosphoesterase family protein, protein MRYALFADLHSSLADTAAVLADIRRLAPDAHLFCLGDVHECHVGKKRAKRYSFESLSLVVTLDDDFLKLIDFKTLLGNQEERILSLVPPHLSPVIDALRDCPRKQRIEGALLIHGDQLSWSRDFLPDLSQQREPLLFFGHSHIRGLFRNGIAKPSPLGQTLSIKDKRYAVNLGPVVFEREWCLYDSEQQTIVFHQAN, encoded by the coding sequence ATGCGTTATGCCCTTTTTGCGGATCTTCACAGCTCATTAGCCGACACAGCGGCTGTCCTAGCTGACATACGGCGGCTCGCTCCCGATGCGCATTTGTTTTGTCTCGGTGATGTTCATGAATGCCATGTCGGTAAAAAACGAGCGAAGCGCTATTCTTTCGAATCGCTCTCCCTCGTCGTGACGCTCGATGATGATTTTTTAAAGCTAATTGATTTTAAGACGTTACTGGGTAATCAAGAAGAGCGCATCCTGTCGCTCGTTCCACCACATCTGTCTCCTGTCATCGATGCATTACGCGATTGCCCTCGAAAACAACGGATCGAGGGGGCGTTATTGATTCATGGAGATCAACTCAGTTGGTCGCGGGATTTTCTACCCGACCTGTCACAACAACGCGAACCGTTACTGTTTTTTGGTCATAGTCATATCAGAGGTTTGTTTCGAAATGGCATCGCGAAACCGAGCCCACTAGGTCAAACTTTATCCATCAAAGACAAACGGTATGCCGTCAATCTAGGTCCCGTCGTCTTCGAACGAGAATGGTGTCTTTACGATTCAGAGCAACAAACGATCGTATTCCATCAGGCGAACTAA
- the argS gene encoding arginine--tRNA ligase, protein MSYKAQYAEVLHHVMEGALSVEQIEQLIEQPKHEDHGDLAFPCFMLAKAFRKAPNMIASELAEKIDAPLFSNVQAVGPYINVFLNREVVSQEIVNQVLTEQEAFGSSEANGKTIVTDFSSPNIAKPFSMGHLRSTVIGNALNQISRKKGYDVVGVNHLGDWGTQFGKLMVAYTMWGEEEAVRAEPIKELLKLYVRFHEEAETNPALEDEGRLWFKKLEQGDEQATTLWTWFREVSLVEFNRVYEMLGVKFDSLNGEAFYNDKMQHVIDLLEEKDLLVESEGAMVVDLEAEGMPPALIKKKDGATLYATRDLAAAVYRLETYRFEQAFYVVGGEQALHFKQLFAVLKKLGFENVDGMHHVPFGLIMKDGKKMSTRKGRIVLLEEVLQEAIDVAKQNIAEKNPNLANAEATARQVGVGAVIFHDLKNERMNNIEFDLEQMLKFEGETGPYVQYTNARAHSLLRKGGYDGTPFAGSADDHAWGVVSMLNQFSTVIDRAFTRREPSIISRYVLDLAQSFNKYYGHVRVLEDDAAKQSRLALVKSVTIVLTEGLRLLGVGAPEEM, encoded by the coding sequence ATGAGTTATAAAGCGCAGTATGCAGAAGTATTACATCACGTCATGGAAGGTGCCTTATCGGTTGAACAAATCGAACAACTGATCGAGCAACCGAAACATGAAGATCATGGAGATCTGGCATTCCCATGTTTCATGCTCGCTAAAGCATTCCGTAAAGCACCGAACATGATTGCTTCGGAGCTCGCAGAAAAAATTGACGCGCCGTTGTTCTCGAACGTTCAAGCTGTTGGTCCTTACATCAACGTCTTCTTGAACCGGGAAGTCGTCTCGCAAGAAATCGTCAACCAAGTCCTGACGGAGCAAGAGGCGTTCGGATCAAGTGAAGCGAATGGAAAAACGATCGTCACTGATTTTTCATCACCAAACATCGCGAAACCATTCTCGATGGGGCACTTGCGTTCGACGGTCATCGGGAACGCGCTCAACCAAATCTCACGTAAAAAAGGGTACGACGTCGTCGGTGTCAACCACTTAGGGGACTGGGGAACACAGTTCGGGAAATTGATGGTGGCTTACACGATGTGGGGTGAGGAAGAAGCGGTCCGTGCAGAACCAATCAAGGAATTGTTGAAATTATACGTCCGGTTCCACGAAGAAGCGGAAACAAATCCGGCACTTGAGGACGAAGGACGTCTCTGGTTCAAAAAACTCGAACAAGGTGATGAGCAGGCAACGACGCTTTGGACGTGGTTCCGTGAAGTCTCACTCGTTGAGTTCAACCGTGTCTATGAGATGCTCGGTGTTAAATTCGATAGTTTGAACGGAGAAGCCTTCTACAACGATAAGATGCAACACGTCATCGATTTGCTCGAAGAAAAAGATCTCCTCGTCGAATCAGAAGGGGCAATGGTCGTCGACCTCGAAGCAGAGGGTATGCCACCTGCCTTGATTAAAAAGAAAGATGGCGCAACGCTTTATGCGACACGTGACTTAGCAGCTGCCGTCTATCGTCTCGAAACGTACCGCTTTGAGCAAGCGTTCTACGTCGTCGGTGGGGAACAAGCGCTTCACTTCAAGCAATTGTTCGCAGTCTTGAAGAAACTTGGATTTGAGAACGTCGATGGAATGCACCATGTGCCGTTCGGTCTGATCATGAAGGACGGAAAGAAAATGTCGACGCGTAAAGGTCGGATCGTCTTACTTGAAGAAGTACTACAAGAAGCGATCGACGTTGCGAAGCAAAATATCGCGGAAAAAAATCCGAACTTAGCGAATGCCGAAGCAACGGCTCGTCAAGTAGGTGTCGGCGCCGTCATCTTCCACGACTTGAAGAACGAACGGATGAACAACATCGAGTTCGATCTTGAGCAGATGTTGAAATTCGAAGGCGAAACAGGACCGTATGTCCAGTACACGAATGCCCGTGCGCACTCGTTGCTCCGTAAAGGTGGCTATGATGGCACACCATTCGCTGGTAGTGCCGATGATCATGCATGGGGTGTCGTCTCGATGCTGAACCAATTCTCGACGGTCATCGATCGCGCGTTCACACGTCGCGAGCCATCAATCATCAGCCGCTACGTCTTAGATCTTGCACAAAGCTTCAATAAATACTACGGACACGTCCGTGTTCTCGAAGATGACGCAGCAAAACAATCGCGTCTTGCACTCGTCAAGTCGGTCACGATTGTCTTGACAGAGGGTCTTCGTTTACTCGGTGTCGGCGCTCCGGAAGAAATGTAA
- a CDS encoding GGDEF domain-containing protein: MRYYQHVARTSWIVFGLVALTLLVIGIVHPPTFHPSVSIINTLYLFGLVLLFQFDNVRRGGIYYTFQEGIILFLFLNYGLTYALILSQIGILVFQFMSHRKAIRWKRFVYLYPINALFDLVYISLPAFAYYALGGPIGSNFTYTKALLPFTGFLITVFLVSYFQCLFVNRFLYLKYDWQRLVKLQSLVYGISMLSALLGIWFYDESPLVAATVSALILFLFKRLLQERGDSLEANDNAKRFDDAKEHLLISRFERETIDSLLLDLPHLLPFSEGWISIQQQRKQVIYNIRTKQPIDVLPLFHSLSADDLHTPIIYGLRCDWGNDIQIGLPVDRHSMLAIPSITSGEVDVSIILFHQVADAYDATNADELSRLLRIFCRVLERSRETVQLYTESRTDALTELPNSRAFYEHGRQEFAADCYPLSVILFDIDHFKRVNDTYGHKVGDLVLRELGRRIQAIQLQYDDVFAARYGGEEFVLLLRNGSQEAAIQIAETVRHAVMDRPFLVDGHRLSLTVSLGIDTVEERYQRTFEESLRQADHALYVGGKHNGRNCTAHYANL, encoded by the coding sequence ATGCGCTACTACCAACATGTAGCCCGGACGAGCTGGATCGTCTTCGGTCTCGTCGCCTTGACATTATTAGTGATCGGCATCGTTCATCCACCAACCTTCCATCCTTCTGTCTCCATCATCAACACCCTTTATTTATTCGGACTCGTTCTCCTGTTTCAGTTCGATAATGTCCGTCGTGGTGGCATTTACTATACATTCCAAGAAGGAATCATCTTATTTTTATTCCTCAATTACGGTTTAACGTACGCCTTGATTTTAAGCCAAATCGGTATTCTCGTCTTTCAATTCATGTCCCATCGAAAAGCGATTCGCTGGAAACGTTTCGTTTATCTTTACCCGATCAATGCCTTATTCGATTTAGTCTACATCTCGCTTCCGGCCTTTGCGTATTATGCGCTCGGCGGACCGATCGGCTCAAACTTTACGTATACGAAAGCCTTGCTCCCTTTCACCGGCTTTTTGATCACCGTCTTCCTTGTCTCTTACTTCCAATGTCTATTCGTCAATCGATTCCTCTACTTGAAATACGATTGGCAACGTCTCGTAAAGCTTCAGTCCCTCGTCTATGGAATCAGCATGTTAAGTGCTCTACTCGGAATCTGGTTCTACGATGAAAGTCCGCTCGTCGCGGCTACAGTTTCCGCCTTGATTCTCTTTTTGTTCAAACGTCTGTTGCAAGAGCGTGGCGACTCCCTTGAAGCAAACGATAATGCCAAGCGATTCGATGATGCGAAGGAACACTTGTTGATTTCCCGCTTCGAACGCGAGACGATCGATTCACTGCTCCTCGATTTACCACATCTGTTGCCGTTTTCTGAAGGTTGGATCTCAATTCAACAACAGCGGAAACAAGTCATCTATAACATTCGGACGAAACAACCGATTGACGTGTTACCACTGTTTCATTCCTTGTCAGCCGACGATTTGCATACCCCGATCATCTATGGTCTGCGTTGCGACTGGGGAAACGATATTCAAATCGGATTGCCTGTCGATCGTCACTCGATGTTAGCGATTCCTTCGATTACAAGCGGTGAGGTCGATGTTTCAATCATCCTGTTCCATCAAGTCGCAGACGCCTATGATGCGACGAATGCCGACGAATTATCTCGTTTGCTCCGTATCTTTTGTCGCGTCTTAGAACGCTCACGTGAAACGGTCCAACTCTATACAGAAAGTCGGACCGATGCCTTGACCGAGTTACCGAATAGTCGGGCTTTTTATGAACACGGTCGGCAGGAATTTGCCGCTGACTGCTATCCGCTCTCCGTGATCCTGTTCGATATCGATCATTTCAAACGTGTCAATGATACGTATGGTCATAAAGTGGGCGATCTCGTCCTTCGTGAACTCGGTCGACGTATCCAGGCGATCCAATTGCAATATGATGATGTCTTTGCTGCTCGTTATGGCGGGGAGGAATTCGTGCTTCTGTTGCGAAATGGTAGTCAAGAGGCTGCTATCCAGATTGCCGAGACGGTCCGCCATGCGGTCATGGATCGTCCCTTCCTCGTCGATGGTCACCGACTGTCCTTAACGGTCAGTCTCGGAATTGACACAGTGGAGGAAAGATATCAACGGACGTTCGAAGAGTCGTTACGTCAAGCCGATCATGCACTCTATGTCGGCGGAAAACACAACGGACGCAATTGTACCGCGCATTACGCAAATCTTTGA
- a CDS encoding alpha/beta hydrolase, which produces MSITEIEMTLPTSQAHRTIRIHRPPHLDPSEALPVIYMHDGQNVFSGETASFGKGWEIHLALQQTQIPAMVVAIDSPEDGMDRYDDYAPWSDEALLMRTAYPSHRKSIGGNGKVYMDWIIRELKPYIDANYATRPDDTTMIGSSMGGVISLYGLFAYPEVITRVAALSTAGWANFSSLLEFIERSPSLSTAHRCYMDVGTKEVSGPMTETDYLHTNDVLARAVEQKLTQSRYTIIPEAIHHETAWAERLPDVLRYLFPSS; this is translated from the coding sequence TTGTCGATTACGGAAATTGAAATGACGCTACCGACATCACAAGCTCACCGGACGATTCGGATTCATCGGCCGCCCCATTTAGATCCTTCTGAAGCGTTACCAGTGATTTATATGCACGATGGACAAAACGTCTTCAGTGGAGAAACCGCCTCGTTCGGAAAAGGCTGGGAGATTCATCTTGCGCTACAACAGACACAGATTCCGGCAATGGTCGTTGCGATTGATAGTCCAGAAGACGGCATGGACCGTTACGACGACTACGCTCCTTGGAGTGATGAAGCTTTATTGATGCGGACCGCTTATCCTTCGCACCGGAAGTCGATCGGGGGAAACGGTAAGGTCTACATGGACTGGATCATTCGCGAGCTAAAACCATACATTGATGCCAACTACGCGACACGCCCTGACGATACGACGATGATTGGCAGCTCGATGGGTGGCGTCATCTCGCTTTATGGATTATTCGCGTATCCGGAAGTCATCACGCGTGTCGCTGCCCTGTCGACTGCCGGATGGGCAAACTTCTCCTCACTGCTTGAATTCATCGAGCGCAGTCCGTCGCTGTCTACTGCCCATCGCTGTTATATGGATGTCGGGACAAAAGAAGTGAGTGGTCCGATGACCGAAACGGATTATTTACACACAAATGATGTCTTAGCACGCGCGGTCGAACAGAAACTTACTCAAAGTCGCTATACGATCATCCCGGAAGCGATTCATCATGAAACGGCCTGGGCCGAGCGTTTACCGGATGTTTTGCGTTACTTGTTTCCTTCCTCGTGA
- the trhO gene encoding oxygen-dependent tRNA uridine(34) hydroxylase TrhO → MKPYRVLLFYKYVPIENAEQLTKEHLAYCKELGIKGRILIAPEGINGTLSGTVEQTEQYMKDLTADPRFADIEFKIDEVEEHAFKKTFVRYKKELVTWRFEDEFNVPEEHAAYLEPAEWKEMMKQDDVVILDVRNNYEYDLGHFKNAVKVDVEASREFPEWLDENEHLFEGKKVLTYCTGGVRCEKFTAYFRKRQQSDDIFHLKGGVVMYGKDEQTQGEDWEGELYVFDERVQVPVNAVNPSVVSECYYCGKPETRYVNCANPECNRQHFCCEECEPKVMRSCSDECREHPRNRYEKEQQEELV, encoded by the coding sequence ATGAAACCTTATCGCGTACTATTATTTTATAAGTATGTTCCGATCGAAAATGCGGAACAGCTAACGAAAGAGCATCTTGCTTACTGTAAAGAGCTCGGTATTAAAGGTCGGATTTTGATCGCACCAGAAGGAATCAACGGCACACTCTCTGGAACGGTCGAACAAACGGAACAATACATGAAGGACTTGACGGCGGATCCACGATTCGCTGACATCGAATTCAAAATCGATGAAGTCGAAGAGCACGCCTTCAAAAAGACGTTCGTCCGTTACAAAAAAGAACTCGTCACATGGCGTTTTGAGGATGAATTCAACGTACCAGAAGAACACGCTGCGTATCTTGAACCAGCAGAGTGGAAAGAAATGATGAAACAAGATGATGTCGTCATTCTCGATGTACGCAACAACTATGAATACGACCTCGGACACTTCAAGAATGCTGTAAAAGTCGATGTCGAGGCTTCACGGGAATTCCCGGAGTGGCTTGACGAGAACGAGCATTTGTTTGAAGGAAAAAAGGTTCTCACATACTGTACGGGTGGTGTTCGTTGTGAAAAATTCACGGCGTACTTCCGTAAACGGCAACAGAGTGATGATATCTTCCACCTAAAAGGCGGAGTTGTCATGTACGGAAAAGATGAACAGACGCAAGGAGAAGACTGGGAAGGCGAACTATACGTCTTTGATGAGCGTGTACAAGTTCCTGTCAATGCCGTCAATCCTTCTGTCGTCTCAGAATGTTACTACTGTGGAAAACCGGAGACGCGCTACGTTAATTGTGCAAACCCGGAATGTAATCGACAGCACTTCTGCTGTGAAGAATGCGAACCAAAAGTCATGCGTTCGTGTTCCGATGAATGCCGGGAGCATCCGCGCAACCGTTATGAAAAAGAGCAACAAGAAGAATTAGTATAA
- a CDS encoding TVP38/TMEM64 family protein — protein sequence MLHTLRDWIEQMIFFLQDLPGGAATGLIAPFLESLFPFLPLVLIISANAATYGFGMGVLVSWVGSMLGSLVVFACIRYLFRRPVTRWLEKHHAAQQWIERVRHMSPISLGFFFSLPFMPAFIITSISAMIQLSLRTYLIAAGAGRLIVVIIFSLIGKEWSTFLERPMRLVLLFLILLAIWGVSRGTEEWLKRRALSKRADHLREIEDKIERPSEK from the coding sequence ATGCTCCATACACTTCGTGACTGGATCGAGCAGATGATTTTCTTTCTCCAAGACTTACCTGGAGGAGCTGCCACCGGTTTGATTGCCCCGTTTCTTGAGTCTCTATTTCCTTTCCTGCCACTCGTCCTGATCATTTCCGCGAATGCGGCAACCTATGGTTTTGGTATGGGTGTTCTCGTATCATGGGTCGGGAGCATGCTTGGATCACTCGTCGTCTTCGCTTGTATTCGATATCTATTTCGTCGTCCGGTCACGCGTTGGCTTGAAAAACACCATGCCGCGCAACAGTGGATCGAACGTGTTCGTCACATGAGTCCCATCTCACTCGGATTCTTTTTCTCGCTTCCGTTCATGCCTGCGTTCATCATCACGTCCATTTCCGCTATGATTCAACTATCGTTGCGGACGTATTTGATCGCTGCTGGTGCGGGTCGTCTGATCGTCGTCATCATCTTCTCGCTAATCGGAAAGGAATGGTCCACGTTCCTTGAACGTCCGATGCGTCTTGTCCTTCTATTTTTGATTTTACTCGCTATCTGGGGAGTCAGTCGTGGGACGGAAGAATGGCTGAAGCGTCGTGCGCTCTCAAAACGTGCGGATCATTTACGGGAAATCGAAGATAAGATCGAACGTCCATCTGAAAAATGA
- a CDS encoding DUF485 domain-containing protein, whose amino-acid sequence MHQVSEVQKNEATQSAPAIVESATFQQLMRQKNGFILPAISFCLIFYFTLPILTSYFTILNQPVFGDITGAWIFAFAQFIMTWTFCMMYSKKARAFDRLVEQIKEESK is encoded by the coding sequence ATGCATCAAGTATCCGAAGTCCAGAAAAATGAAGCGACTCAATCTGCTCCAGCAATCGTCGAGAGCGCTACCTTTCAACAATTGATGCGTCAAAAGAATGGCTTCATTCTTCCAGCCATCAGTTTCTGTCTTATTTTTTATTTTACGCTTCCGATTTTGACAAGCTACTTTACGATTTTAAATCAGCCGGTATTCGGTGATATTACGGGTGCTTGGATCTTCGCTTTTGCTCAGTTCATCATGACGTGGACGTTCTGCATGATGTATAGCAAAAAAGCACGTGCCTTTGATCGACTTGTCGAACAGATCAAGGAGGAGTCGAAATGA